In the genome of Telluria mixta, the window CGGCCTGGATGTAGGTGGAGGTCAGGTCGATTTCGCGCATTGCGGCGCGGGCGGCGTCCGAACATGAGGCGAGCCCCGCGCGCCGCAGCTGCGAGATCGCTTCCATTGCCTGGCGCGCCGTCTCGTCGGTACGGTGCAGCACGTCGCGCGCATAGTTGAGCGCCAGTTCCGCTTCCGCATCGTACGCCTGGCGTCGCGCCTCGTGCAGGGCGATCCAGGGCGGGCCGCCCGCCGCCAGGGCCGCGGCCAGCAGGGTCAGCGCGAAGGTTGCCCGCGTACGCATCCGTCACCGTCGATTAAAAAAAGCCCCGGGGATACCGGGGCTTGAGCTCTGCTATCTATATAGGGTTCAGTTGCGGATCTCGAGCGCCCGGTTCAGGCTGAGCGCGGCCAGCGAGCCGACGGCGCCGGACAGCAGGTACAGGCTGACGTAACCTAGGCCGAAGTTGGCGGCCAGGCCCAGCGCGACGAGCGGGGCGAACGCGGCGCCCACGAGCCAGGCGAGGTCCGACGTGAGGGCCGCGCCCGTGTAGCGGTATTGCGGCAGGAAGTTCGACGTCACGGCGCCGGCGGCCTGGCCGTACGAGAGGCCCAGCAGCAGGAAGCCCACCAGGATGAACGTGTTCTGGCCGGTCACGCCGCCATCCATCAGCGTCGGGATGAAGCCGGAGAACAGGGCGATCAGCGCGGCGAGAGTGCCCAGCGTGTTGCGGCGGCCGAACTTGTCGGCGATGAGGCCCGACGCCAGGACGCCCACGATGCCGAGCCCCGCGCCCATCATCTGGACTTCGAGGAATTGCGACATCGAGCGGGTATCGTACAGCTGGATCCACGACAGCGGGAACACGGTCACCAGGTGGAACAGGGCATAGCTGGCCAGGGCGGCGAGGGCGCCGATGACGATGTTCGTGCCCTGGTTGCCGATCACTTCGCGGGCCGGGGCCGGGTCCAGCTCGTGCTCGTCGAGCAGGTGGGTATAGTCCGGCGTCGAAACGAGGCGCAGGCGGGCGAACAGGGCGACGACGTTGATCGCGAAGGCGACATAGAACGGATAGCGCCAGCCCCACACGAGGAAATCGTCCTGCGACAGCTCGGCCATCAGGTACGAAAACAGGCCCGCCGCGATGATGAATCCCGTTGGTGCGCCAAGTTGTCCCAACATGGCGTACCATCCTCGCTTGTTTTGCGGCGCGTTCAGCGCGAGCAGCGACGGCAGCCCGTCCCACGACCCGCCCTGGGCGACGCCCTGGCCGATGCGCAGGATGGCGAGGGCGACGATGGACCACTCGCCCCAGCGGGAATAGGTGGGCAGCATCGAGATGGCGACCGTGGCGGAACCCATCAGGAAGAGGGCGATGGTCAGCTTGATCTCGCGACTGTAATGACGCTGGATGACCATGAAGACCAGCGACGCGACCGGCCTTGCCACATAGGCCAGCGCGAAGATGGCAAAAGAATAAAGCGTACCTTCGAGCCGGTCCGCGAACGGGAAGAACACGGCGGGGAATACGAGCACCGAAGCGATCGCGTAAACGAAGAAGTCGAAGTATTCGGAAGCGCGGCCGATGACGACGCCGACCGCGATCTCGCCAGGGGCGATTTTCGTGTCGCGGCTGTTGATGTTCCGGGCCCCGGAGTGGGGTGCTGTGATTGGAGCGGCTCCTACGCCGCCGTACGTGTTCGGGGTGCCTTGCATGTTCTTCGTCTCCTTTTCTAAGCCAACGGCCGTTCGGACCCACAAAAATATGCTGCAACACGGAAAGGGTAGGACAAAACGTCCAATCGCCAAACGCACGCCGTTGGCGTTACATTAGCATGTTATTTTTCCCATGTAACGTAAAACACAAGCATGATTCCTAAGACCCTCCGTCGCGGAATGTTCCTCTCTCCACTGTTGGCAGCGCTGGCTGGCTGTAACACGGTGGTGATGAACCCTTCCGGCGACATCGCCAAGCAAGAGGCGCAACTGATCATCGTTTCGGTGGTCCTGATGCTGCTGATTATCGTCCCCGTGATGTTCCTCATCATTTGGTTCGCGTACAAGTACCGCGCCAGCAACAAGGAAGCGGCCTACGAACCGGACTGGGACCACTCGACCAAGCTGGAACTCGTCATCTGGGGCGCGCCCCTGCTGATCATCATCGTGCTGGGTCTCGTGACCTGGATCTCGACGCACAAGCTCGATCCTTACCGTCCGCTGGACCGCATCGCCGAAGGGCGTCCGATTCCCGCGTCGGCCAAGCCGCTGGTCATCCAGGCCGTGGCGATGGACTGGAAATGGCTGTTCATCTATCCGGAGCAGGGCATCGCGACGGTCAATGAACTGGTCGTACCGGTCGACGTGCCGCTGCGCTTCAAGGTCAGCGCGACGTCGGTGATGAACGCGTTCTACGTACCGGAACTGGCGGGCATGGTCTACGGCATGCCGGGCATGGAAATCACGCTGAACGCGGTGCAGAACAAGCCGATCCAGTCGGTCGGCTTCTCGTCGAACTACAGCGGCGCGGGCTATTCGGACATGCGCTTCGGCTACCGCGGCGTCGCGCAAGGCGACTTCGACGCCTGGGTCCATTCGGCCAAGGCTGCCGGCGGCGGCAAGCTGGATCGTGCCAACTACCTGACGCTCGAAAAGCCGAGCATCAAGGAGCCGGTGCGCCGTTACGCGGCCGTCGACGAGGACCTCTATTATCGAATCCTGAACCGCTGCGTCACCGACGGCGTCGTGTGCCAGGACAAGATGATGAACGACGACGCGAAGAAGGCCCGCGAAATGGCCGTTGCGCGTTACTCGCCCCAACAAGCGGCAACGACCCGTCTGGCCCAGGCCAACGGCGAGGTCTGCACTACGCCCAATGATTCTGTGAAGAAGAAGTAATCATGCACGAGCAATTTGACTTAGCGAAGTTGATCTTCGGTCGGCTCAGCTGGGAAGCGATTCCCTACCACGAGCCGATCCTGATCGCCACATTTATCGGCGTCCTGCTGGGCGGTATCGTCCTGCTCGGCGTCCTCACCAAACTCAAGCTGTGGGGCTATCTCTGGACCGAGTGGTTCACCAGTATCGACCACAAGAAGATCGGCATCATGTACATGGTGCTGGGTCTCGTGATGTTCCTGCGCGGCTTTGCCGACGCACTGATGATGCGCGCCCAGCAGGCGTTCTCGTTCGGCGATTCGCACGGCTTCCTGCCGCCGCACCACTACGACCAGGTCTTCACCGCCCACGGCGTGATCATGATCTTCTTCGTGGCGATGCCGTTCGTGACGGGCCTGATGAACTACGTCGTGCCCCTGCAGATCGGCGCACGCGACGTGGCGTTCCCGTTCCTGAACAACTTCTCGTTCTGGATGACGACCGCCGGCGCGATCCTCGTGATGGCCTCGCTGTTCGTCGGTGAATTCGCCCGTACCGGCTGGCTGGCGTTCCCGCCGCTGTCCGGCATCCTGGCGAGC includes:
- a CDS encoding MFS transporter, which gives rise to MQGTPNTYGGVGAAPITAPHSGARNINSRDTKIAPGEIAVGVVIGRASEYFDFFVYAIASVLVFPAVFFPFADRLEGTLYSFAIFALAYVARPVASLVFMVIQRHYSREIKLTIALFLMGSATVAISMLPTYSRWGEWSIVALAILRIGQGVAQGGSWDGLPSLLALNAPQNKRGWYAMLGQLGAPTGFIIAAGLFSYLMAELSQDDFLVWGWRYPFYVAFAINVVALFARLRLVSTPDYTHLLDEHELDPAPAREVIGNQGTNIVIGALAALASYALFHLVTVFPLSWIQLYDTRSMSQFLEVQMMGAGLGIVGVLASGLIADKFGRRNTLGTLAALIALFSGFIPTLMDGGVTGQNTFILVGFLLLGLSYGQAAGAVTSNFLPQYRYTGAALTSDLAWLVGAAFAPLVALGLAANFGLGYVSLYLLSGAVGSLAALSLNRALEIRN
- the cyoA gene encoding ubiquinol oxidase subunit II, giving the protein MIPKTLRRGMFLSPLLAALAGCNTVVMNPSGDIAKQEAQLIIVSVVLMLLIIVPVMFLIIWFAYKYRASNKEAAYEPDWDHSTKLELVIWGAPLLIIIVLGLVTWISTHKLDPYRPLDRIAEGRPIPASAKPLVIQAVAMDWKWLFIYPEQGIATVNELVVPVDVPLRFKVSATSVMNAFYVPELAGMVYGMPGMEITLNAVQNKPIQSVGFSSNYSGAGYSDMRFGYRGVAQGDFDAWVHSAKAAGGGKLDRANYLTLEKPSIKEPVRRYAAVDEDLYYRILNRCVTDGVVCQDKMMNDDAKKAREMAVARYSPQQAATTRLAQANGEVCTTPNDSVKKK